Proteins found in one Paraburkholderia caballeronis genomic segment:
- the pmbA gene encoding metalloprotease PmbA, whose translation MKAATPEAASALARGQDELKQLATDVLGYAKRIGATGAVAHVTEGEGRSVSVRLGETETIEFSRDKRIDVTVLIGNRSGKAGTSDFSRAALKDTVAAAYHIARFAADDPAGGLTEEEWFERAPPDLDLYHAWPLPASDATALARRAESAAFAVSPLICNSEGASVSSRGQQFVLATSNGFIGGYASSQHMLACVPIAGSDGLMQKEPWYVSARCPADLATPEAVGRYAAQRAVARIGARRLDTCKVPVLFDAPLATGLLGSFAQAASGGALYRNASFLVGGLGKRVFAPHVQIVEDPHILRGFGSAPFDDEGVRTRRRDVVRDGVLSGYFLSTYSARKLGLYTTGNAGGAHHLTLRSTHTHPADDLDMMLRRLDTGLFVTALIGQGVNTVTGSYSRGAAGYWVERGVIQYPVQEITIAGSLQDMFARIVAVGADSFVRGAMESGSVLIEQMTVAGQ comes from the coding sequence ATGAAGGCGGCTACGCCAGAAGCGGCGAGCGCGCTGGCTCGCGGACAGGACGAACTGAAGCAGCTCGCGACCGACGTGCTCGGTTACGCGAAACGGATCGGCGCGACCGGCGCCGTGGCGCACGTGACGGAAGGCGAGGGCCGTTCCGTTTCGGTCCGGCTCGGTGAAACGGAGACGATCGAGTTCAGTCGCGACAAGCGCATCGACGTGACCGTGCTGATCGGCAACCGCAGCGGCAAGGCCGGCACGTCCGACTTCTCGCGCGCCGCGCTGAAGGATACCGTCGCGGCCGCGTATCACATTGCGCGTTTCGCCGCCGACGATCCGGCAGGCGGGTTGACCGAAGAAGAGTGGTTCGAACGCGCGCCGCCCGATCTCGATCTGTACCACGCGTGGCCGCTGCCGGCTTCCGATGCGACCGCACTCGCGCGGCGCGCCGAAAGCGCCGCGTTTGCCGTCAGTCCGCTGATCTGCAATTCGGAAGGCGCGAGCGTGTCGAGCCGCGGCCAGCAGTTCGTGCTGGCCACGTCGAACGGCTTCATCGGCGGTTACGCATCGTCGCAGCACATGCTCGCGTGCGTGCCGATCGCGGGTAGTGACGGACTGATGCAGAAGGAGCCGTGGTACGTCTCGGCGCGCTGCCCGGCCGATCTCGCGACGCCGGAAGCGGTGGGCCGGTACGCGGCGCAGCGCGCGGTCGCGCGCATCGGCGCGAGACGGCTCGACACCTGCAAGGTGCCGGTGCTGTTCGACGCGCCGCTCGCGACGGGATTGCTCGGCTCGTTCGCGCAGGCCGCGAGCGGCGGCGCGCTGTACCGCAACGCGTCGTTTCTCGTCGGCGGCCTCGGCAAGCGCGTGTTCGCGCCGCACGTGCAGATCGTCGAGGACCCGCACATCCTGCGCGGGTTCGGCAGCGCGCCGTTCGACGACGAAGGCGTGCGCACGCGGCGGCGCGACGTGGTGCGCGACGGCGTGCTGTCCGGGTATTTCCTGTCCACCTATTCGGCGCGCAAGCTCGGCCTGTACACGACGGGCAACGCGGGCGGCGCGCATCACCTGACGCTGCGCAGCACGCATACGCACCCCGCCGACGATCTCGACATGATGCTGAGGCGGCTCGATACCGGCCTCTTCGTGACGGCGCTGATCGGGCAGGGCGTCAACACCGTGACCGGCAGTTATTCGCGCGGCGCGGCGGGGTACTGGGTCGAGCGCGGCGTGATCCAGTATCCGGTTCAGGAGATCACGATCGCCGGTTCGTTGCAGGACATGTTCGCGCGGATCGTCGCGGTCGGCGCGGATTCGTTCGTGCGTGGTGCGATGGAATCCGGGTCGGTGCTGATCGAGCAGATGACTGTCGCGGGGCAATAG